The following proteins are encoded in a genomic region of Necator americanus strain Aroian chromosome II, whole genome shotgun sequence:
- a CDS encoding hypothetical protein (NECATOR_CHRII.G7962.T1): protein MYGYSTALITVVFYSDYALSAYHNNHYGHQYNAKMAAYPVKAYQTYYPSSPSHHYTNQPTHHYCNIPPDLWCDSPQSAQQCGVQRQCDALRFHKRRPIKITLIYEALCPYCQKFISNQLGSLYQQYRDQIELELVPWGNSRILRDGSFSCNHGKKECDANRLQSCVIDIFKSSGALPFIVCFERIIHHNSVEQAMHACSAFIRSQYRQIRLCYDGDRGTQLQRIAAHKTMTTKPHPILEVPYLLINDYTPSVDNNNLNVMILPQLLNKWLKLYS from the exons ATGTACGGCTACAGCACTGCCCTTATTACAGTTGTTTTCTACTCTGATTATGCG CTGTCTGCATATCACAACAATCACTATGGACATCAGTACAATGCAAAAATGGCTGCCTATCCAGTTAAAGCCTACCAGACTTATTATCCATCATCACCTTCACACCATTACACCAATCAACCAACACATCATTACTGCAACATCCCGCCAGATCTCTg GTGCGATAGCCCCCAGTCAGCACAACAATGCGGAGTGCAACGGCAATGCGACGCGTTACGGTTTCACAAACGGCGACCGATTAAGATCACTTTGATCTACGAGGCATTATGTCCATATTGCCAAAA ATTCATCTCCAATCAACTCGGTAGTCTGTACCAACAATATAGGGACCAAATAGAATTGGAATTGGTGCCTTGGGGAAATTCTCGGATTTTGCGG gATGGATCATTCTCTTGCAAccacggaaaaaaagaatgtgatgCAAATCGGCTTCAATCTTGTGTGATTGACATTTTCAAG TCCTCCGGCGCTTTGCCGTTTATCGTCTGCTTCGAGCGGATCATCCATCACAACAGCGTCGAACAGGCGATGCATGCCTGTTCCGCATTTATTCGTAGTCAGTATCGTCAAATTCG TCTTTGCTATGACGGGGACCGAGGTACACAATTACAACGAATAGCCGCTCACAAAACGATGACCACAAAACCGCACCCAATTTTAGAG GTCCCGTATCTTCTCATCAACGACTATACACCTTCAGTTGACAACAATAATCTCAACGTGATGATACTCCCACAGTTACTCAACAAATGGTTAAAGTTATACTCATAA
- a CDS encoding hypothetical protein (NECATOR_CHRII.G7963.T1): MAHQTRCGRFVATICRTLTDGIERDNIAWSTRREVEVIQNARENEMTQIETSVPFAFMDFLRQESTEQTISSPLPNLSDHVDMRATPVGKDVIVGLQSSQRVIVGVLLYCGRRRVEFVEVLTLTKIYWNPSC; this comes from the exons ATGGCCCACCAGACCCGGTGTGGCCGGTTTGTTGCTACCATCT GTAGGACACTCACTGATGGCATTGAAAGAGACAACATAGCATGGTCAACACGACGTGAAGTag AGGTGATTCAAAACGCCCGTGAAAACGAAATGACTCAGATTGAAACTAGTGTTCCCTTCGCATTCATGGATTTTCTGCGACAAGAAAGTACGGAACAAACAATAT CTTCACCTCTTCCCAACCTCTCTGACCATGTGGACATGCGGGCAACTCCCGTCGGCAAAGATGTGATAGTTGGCCTGCAATCGTCTCAACGAGTCATTGTTGGAGTTTTACTATATTGTGGAAGACGAAGAGTTGAGTTTGTAGAGGTTCTAACATTGACGAAGATCTACTGGAACCCAAGCTGCTAA
- a CDS encoding hypothetical protein (NECATOR_CHRII.G7963.T2): MVKSGRDSEKAAKEQNEQGLVPCRILGRGNVGAGVAQSIRGSAVDSIDPKFESALVLTKPFILPGSIKVIQNARENEMTQIETSVPFAFMDFLRQESTEQTIFELHLFPTSLTMWTCGQLPSAKM; encoded by the exons ATGGTCAAATCGGGTCGTGAT agtgaaaaagcagcaaaagaacaaaatgagCAAGGATTAGTCCCGTGTAGGATTTTGGGACGAGG CAATGttggagcgggtgtagcgcagtcgataagaggttccgctgtcgaCTCGATCGATccgaagttcgaatccgccctagtgctcaccaagcccttcattctTCCCGGGTCCATAA AGGTGATTCAAAACGCCCGTGAAAACGAAATGACTCAGATTGAAACTAGTGTTCCCTTCGCATTCATGGATTTTCTGCGACAAGAAAGTACGGAACAAACAATAT TTGAGCTTCACCTCTTCCCAACCTCTCTGACCATGTGGACATGCGGGCAACTCCCGTCGGCAAAGATGTGA